The Teredinibacter sp. KSP-S5-2 genome includes a window with the following:
- a CDS encoding HD-GYP domain-containing protein, translated as MKSNQSVIKIAIEQLAIGMYITDMDIPWIDSPFVRHNRLIKSEKDIQKLREAGVKYLLIDIKKGNKPSDNPDSTSQPEENKKTLDKPEEDQDLSSPSSMNQELKVALSIRNKVRHVITDIHNQISNNTPVPLDDITPLVDVTIESLSRNNQALMSLVHLTRTAEKIADHCFSTFCLVLNIAMERKLDKEQTEILGLAALLHDAGWARLPINLMGKRQTYTQTEKKLLAAHPQIGLNIVSEKSISETCARIIREHHERLDGSGYPKGLTADQLHPLTMYLAVADHYDECVHQLQDRPGMLPNNALRELYIQAEKGIFDVDAVAAMISMLGIYPVTTAVKLNTGESGVVYEVNSKSQLLPTIIIYYDNKKRVLQKPLKINLSQQTDEDTKRTIESILDPNSAIDDPERKFHSEYDLV; from the coding sequence ATGAAATCTAACCAATCCGTAATCAAGATTGCGATAGAGCAGCTGGCTATAGGCATGTACATCACAGACATGGATATACCGTGGATCGATAGCCCATTCGTGCGTCATAACCGTTTAATAAAGTCAGAAAAAGATATTCAGAAGTTACGTGAAGCCGGTGTTAAGTATCTGCTAATTGATATTAAAAAAGGGAATAAACCGAGCGATAATCCCGATTCAACTTCCCAACCAGAGGAGAATAAGAAAACACTAGACAAGCCAGAAGAAGATCAAGATTTATCTTCGCCTTCTTCGATGAATCAGGAACTTAAAGTTGCATTAAGTATTCGTAACAAGGTCAGGCATGTCATTACTGATATACATAACCAGATTAGTAACAACACCCCCGTTCCGCTCGATGATATTACCCCGTTAGTTGACGTAACAATTGAGAGTTTAAGCCGTAACAACCAAGCTCTTATGAGTTTGGTCCATCTAACACGCACAGCTGAAAAAATTGCCGATCATTGCTTTAGTACATTTTGCCTGGTTTTGAATATTGCAATGGAAAGAAAGCTGGATAAGGAACAGACAGAAATATTAGGGTTGGCCGCCCTGCTCCACGATGCTGGTTGGGCACGTTTACCCATCAACCTAATGGGTAAACGTCAAACCTATACGCAAACAGAAAAAAAATTATTAGCTGCACACCCTCAGATTGGTCTAAATATTGTTTCGGAAAAAAGTATATCGGAAACATGTGCAAGAATTATTCGTGAGCACCATGAACGCCTTGATGGAAGCGGTTACCCAAAAGGCCTAACTGCGGATCAACTACACCCCTTAACGATGTATCTCGCTGTTGCTGATCACTATGATGAATGTGTTCATCAGCTGCAAGACAGGCCAGGTATGTTGCCAAATAATGCGCTAAGAGAACTGTATATTCAGGCTGAAAAAGGTATTTTTGACGTTGATGCTGTTGCCGCCATGATTTCGATGCTTGGTATCTATCCGGTGACGACGGCAGTAAAATTAAATACCGGAGAAAGCGGCGTGGTGTATGAAGTAAACAGTAAATCACAGTTGCTTCCTACGATTATTATCTATTACGACAATAAAAAACGCGTTTTGCAAAAACCCCTAAAAATAAATTTGAGTCAACAAACCGATGAGGATACTAAAAGAACCATAGAATCCATTTTAGATCCGAACAGTGCTATAGACGATCCAGAAAGAAAGTTCCATTCAGAATATGACTTGGTGTAG
- the glmU gene encoding bifunctional UDP-N-acetylglucosamine diphosphorylase/glucosamine-1-phosphate N-acetyltransferase GlmU: MLDIVILAAGKGTRMRSNKPKVLHPIAGKPFVSHVIDRSREINADNINVVVGFGAEQVYEELDGQGLNFVEQIEQLGTGHAVQQALPFIREEAAVLILYGDVPLIESDTLRQLLSVVSETSMGLLTVTLANPLGYGRIVRNRIGSIEAIVEQKDASKEQLEINEINTGVMALKGKHLIKWLPQLSNNNAQGEYYLTDIIEMAVADGIEVRAAHPHHEAEVMGVNNRKQQAELERIYQARIAEKMMADGVSIIDPRRFDLRGSLTTGHDCLIDINCVFEGVVILGNNVTIGPNCVIRDSVIASNTIIKANSIIEGSKVSDGCVVGPFARLRPGTELLENVNVGNFVETKNSTIGKNTKANHLSYIGDSKVGEGVNFGAGCITCNYDGAEKHQTNIGDDVFIGSNSALVAPITIATGATIGAGSVITKGVEQGQLAINRARQENHDNWDRPRKK, from the coding sequence GTGCTCGATATCGTTATTCTTGCTGCCGGTAAAGGCACGCGCATGCGTTCCAATAAACCCAAGGTATTGCACCCTATTGCGGGCAAACCTTTTGTGTCTCACGTGATCGATCGATCAAGGGAAATCAACGCAGATAATATCAACGTTGTAGTCGGCTTCGGTGCTGAGCAGGTCTATGAAGAGCTGGATGGCCAGGGTCTCAATTTCGTGGAACAGATAGAGCAGTTGGGTACGGGGCATGCCGTTCAGCAAGCTCTACCGTTTATCCGCGAAGAAGCCGCTGTACTGATTCTATATGGTGATGTTCCCCTGATTGAATCCGATACACTTCGTCAGTTGTTGAGCGTGGTATCTGAAACCTCAATGGGGCTGTTGACTGTGACTCTGGCGAACCCATTGGGTTATGGGCGAATTGTTCGTAACCGCATTGGGTCGATCGAAGCCATTGTGGAGCAGAAAGATGCTTCCAAAGAGCAACTTGAGATTAACGAAATCAACACCGGGGTCATGGCGCTTAAAGGCAAGCACCTAATCAAATGGTTGCCTCAGTTATCGAATAACAATGCTCAGGGCGAATACTACCTGACCGACATTATTGAAATGGCGGTTGCTGACGGGATAGAAGTACGTGCCGCCCACCCTCACCATGAAGCAGAGGTGATGGGGGTCAACAATCGTAAGCAGCAGGCTGAACTTGAACGTATTTACCAGGCTCGTATCGCCGAAAAAATGATGGCGGATGGTGTTTCCATTATCGACCCAAGGCGTTTTGATTTACGCGGTTCGCTAACTACGGGCCACGACTGTTTAATCGACATCAACTGTGTTTTTGAAGGTGTCGTGATACTTGGCAATAACGTTACCATAGGCCCAAATTGTGTGATCCGGGATTCTGTTATTGCTTCTAATACCATTATTAAAGCTAACAGTATTATCGAGGGCTCGAAAGTATCAGATGGTTGTGTTGTTGGACCATTTGCGCGGCTAAGGCCTGGGACAGAACTGCTTGAGAACGTCAACGTGGGCAACTTCGTTGAAACCAAAAACTCAACTATTGGTAAAAATACCAAAGCTAACCATTTGTCCTACATTGGTGACAGTAAAGTTGGCGAAGGTGTTAACTTTGGTGCGGGATGCATTACCTGTAACTATGATGGCGCAGAAAAACACCAAACAAATATCGGTGACGATGTGTTTATCGGTTCCAACTCTGCATTGGTTGCGCCCATAACGATTGCGACAGGTGCGACGATTGGTGCAGGCTCCGTCATCACTAAAGGCGTTGAGCAAGGCCAGTTGGCAATAAACCGAGCTCGACAAGAAAACCATGACAACTGGGATCGCCCAAGAAAAAAATAG
- a CDS encoding F0F1 ATP synthase subunit epsilon, with product MALTVHCDIVSAEEEIYSGLVEILVATGSEGELGITYGHAPLLTGLQPGPVRIKKQNGEEEIYYISGGFLEVQPHVVTVLADTALRADDMDEAKAKEAKARAEQALANQGDNIDYSKAAAQLAEAAAQLRTLQAIRRKVR from the coding sequence ATGGCTTTAACAGTCCATTGTGACATCGTAAGTGCCGAAGAAGAGATCTACTCCGGCCTGGTCGAGATACTTGTTGCTACGGGTTCTGAAGGTGAGTTGGGTATTACCTATGGCCATGCGCCTTTGTTAACCGGACTCCAACCTGGGCCGGTTCGTATAAAAAAGCAAAACGGTGAGGAAGAAATCTACTACATCTCTGGTGGGTTTCTAGAGGTGCAGCCGCACGTTGTTACTGTTCTTGCAGATACCGCTCTTCGTGCAGATGATATGGATGAAGCGAAAGCTAAGGAAGCAAAAGCCAGAGCCGAACAAGCATTAGCAAATCAGGGTGATAACATCGACTACTCAAAAGCGGCAGCTCAGTTAGCAGAAGCGGCGGCTCAGTTGAGAACCCTGCAAGCGATTCGTAGAAAGGTTCGCTAA
- the atpD gene encoding F0F1 ATP synthase subunit beta → MSSGRIVQIIGAVIDVEFPRDSVPKVYDALKVTERNLTLEVQQQLGDGVVRAIAMGASEGVSRGMTVENTGSPVSVPVGEATLGRIMDVLGNPIDECGEIGEQERMPIHRKAPAYDELSSATELLETGIKVVDLVCPFAKGGKVGLFGGAGVGKTVNMMELINNIALEHSGLSVFAGVGERTREGNDFYHEMQESGVVNVDEFTKSKVAMVYGQMNEPPGNRLRVALTGLTMAEKFRDEGKDVLLFIDNIYRYTLAGTEVSALLGRMPSAVGYQPTLAEEMGVLQERITSTKTGSITSIQAVYVPADDLTDPSPATTFAHLDATVVLSRDIAAKGIYPAIDPLDSTSRQLDPLIIGQEHYEVARGVQSVLQRYKELKDIIAILGMDELSEEDKQVVGRARKIERFLSQPFHVAEVFTGSPGKYVSLKDTISGFKGLLAGEYDHLPEQAFYMVGGIDEAVEKAAKIAEKAA, encoded by the coding sequence ATGAGTAGCGGACGTATCGTACAAATCATCGGTGCGGTAATCGACGTGGAATTCCCACGTGATTCTGTGCCTAAAGTCTACGACGCATTGAAGGTAACGGAAAGAAACCTGACTTTGGAAGTTCAACAACAGCTAGGTGATGGTGTTGTTCGTGCGATTGCTATGGGTGCTTCTGAAGGCGTAAGCCGCGGTATGACCGTAGAAAATACGGGTTCACCTGTTTCGGTACCTGTGGGTGAAGCAACGCTTGGTCGCATTATGGATGTATTGGGTAACCCAATTGATGAGTGTGGCGAAATTGGTGAACAAGAGCGTATGCCTATTCACCGTAAAGCGCCTGCTTATGATGAGTTGTCTTCTGCAACAGAACTACTTGAGACTGGTATTAAGGTTGTTGACTTGGTTTGTCCATTCGCTAAGGGTGGTAAAGTTGGTCTGTTCGGTGGTGCGGGTGTTGGTAAAACCGTAAACATGATGGAATTGATTAACAACATCGCACTTGAGCACAGTGGTCTTTCTGTATTCGCCGGTGTAGGTGAACGTACTCGTGAAGGTAACGACTTCTACCACGAAATGCAGGAATCTGGCGTTGTAAACGTAGATGAGTTTACTAAGTCTAAAGTGGCCATGGTTTACGGTCAGATGAACGAACCACCTGGAAACCGTTTGCGTGTTGCGTTGACCGGTTTGACTATGGCGGAGAAATTCCGTGATGAAGGTAAAGATGTACTTTTGTTCATCGACAATATCTACCGTTACACGCTTGCGGGTACCGAAGTATCTGCACTTTTAGGTCGTATGCCATCTGCGGTAGGTTACCAACCTACTCTAGCCGAAGAAATGGGCGTACTTCAGGAGCGTATTACTTCCACTAAGACTGGTTCGATTACTTCTATCCAAGCGGTATACGTGCCTGCGGATGACTTGACTGACCCGTCTCCAGCAACCACGTTTGCTCACTTGGATGCAACTGTCGTACTGAGCCGTGATATTGCTGCGAAAGGTATCTACCCTGCGATCGATCCATTGGACTCTACTTCCCGTCAGCTTGACCCGCTTATTATCGGTCAAGAGCACTATGAAGTTGCCCGTGGTGTGCAATCTGTTCTTCAGCGCTATAAAGAGTTGAAAGACATTATTGCTATCTTGGGTATGGACGAGCTTTCTGAAGAAGATAAGCAAGTAGTTGGTCGTGCACGTAAGATCGAACGTTTCTTATCTCAGCCGTTCCACGTAGCAGAAGTATTTACTGGTTCTCCAGGTAAGTATGTGTCTCTTAAAGATACCATCTCCGGCTTTAAAGGCTTGTTGGCTGGTGAATATGATCACCTTCCAGAGCAGGCTTTCTACATGGTTGGTGGTATTGACGAAGCTGTAGAAAAAGCTGCGAAAATCGCAGAAAAAGCAGCTTAA
- the atpG gene encoding F0F1 ATP synthase subunit gamma — protein MASGKEIRTKIGSIKNTQKITSAMEMVAASKMRKAQDRMETGKPYAKRIRAVVGHLAAGNPEYKHVYLNERNVKRVGYIVVSTDRGLCGGLNINLFKTVIQHSKEWADKGVDVDLCMVGAKGASFFSSVGGNIVASVRDMGEQPSISDLIGSVKVMLDSFVEGRLDKVFLVGNEFVNTMTQKPTVRQLLPLKADDDQMLHKHSWDYIYEPNPNSLLDGLMVRYIESQIHQAVLENGACEQAARMIAMKNATENAGELIGELQLAYNKARQAAITQELSEIVGGAAAV, from the coding sequence ATGGCTAGCGGAAAAGAGATACGTACCAAAATCGGTAGCATCAAAAATACGCAAAAAATTACCAGCGCAATGGAAATGGTTGCGGCGAGTAAAATGCGTAAAGCTCAGGACCGTATGGAAACGGGCAAGCCTTATGCTAAGCGTATACGTGCTGTTGTTGGCCACTTGGCGGCTGGTAATCCGGAATACAAACACGTCTACCTAAATGAACGCAATGTAAAACGAGTCGGTTACATTGTGGTATCCACAGATCGTGGATTGTGTGGCGGTTTAAATATCAACCTCTTTAAAACAGTAATCCAACACTCTAAAGAGTGGGCAGATAAAGGCGTTGATGTCGATTTGTGCATGGTCGGTGCCAAGGGTGCTTCATTTTTCAGTAGTGTGGGCGGGAACATCGTCGCCAGCGTTCGTGACATGGGAGAACAACCTTCCATATCCGACTTGATTGGTAGCGTAAAAGTCATGTTGGATAGTTTTGTCGAAGGTCGGTTGGATAAGGTTTTCTTGGTGGGAAATGAATTTGTTAACACCATGACCCAGAAACCAACTGTTCGTCAGTTACTACCGCTAAAGGCTGATGATGACCAGATGCTGCATAAGCACTCATGGGATTACATCTATGAGCCTAACCCAAACTCCTTGTTGGATGGTTTGATGGTTCGTTATATCGAATCTCAAATACATCAGGCGGTTCTGGAAAACGGTGCTTGTGAACAAGCTGCACGAATGATTGCAATGAAGAACGCAACAGAAAATGCCGGCGAACTCATTGGTGAATTGCAGCTGGCATACAACAAAGCCCGCCAAGCCGCGATTACACAAGAGCTATCGGAAATTGTGGGTGGTGCTGCGGCTGTTTAA
- the atpA gene encoding F0F1 ATP synthase subunit alpha, which yields MQQLNPSEISEVIKQRIESLSVSTEAQNEGTVVSVTDGVIRIHGLADVMYGEMIEFEGGIFGMALNLERDSVGAIILGDYQTVAEGQTCKCTGRILEVPVGTELLGRVVDGLGNPIDGAGPIGTKETDAIEKIAPGVIARKSVDQPVQIGLKAVDTMVPIGRGQRELIIGDRQTGKTAVAVDAIINQKGTGIKCVYVAVGQKASSVASVVRKLEEHGAMEHTIVVAATASDPASMQFLAPFAGCTMGEYFRDRGEDALIIYDDLTKQAWAYRQISLLLRRPPGREAYPGDVFYLHSRLLERASRVSETYVENFTNGKVKGQTGSLTALPIIETQAGDVSAFVPTNVISITDGQIFLETDLFNAGIRPAMNAGISVSRVGGAAQTKIIKKLSGGIRTALAQYRELAAFSQFASDLDDATKAQLDHGERVTELMKQKQYSPLSVAEMAVVVYAADKGYLKDVEVAKIGDFESALLSYMNTSKAELMAEINSTGNYNDDIEAGIKEGLDQFKATQTW from the coding sequence ATGCAACAGCTGAATCCTTCTGAAATTAGTGAAGTTATTAAGCAGCGAATCGAAAGCCTTTCGGTATCGACTGAAGCCCAAAATGAAGGCACAGTCGTTTCTGTTACCGACGGTGTTATTCGCATCCATGGTCTTGCCGACGTAATGTACGGTGAGATGATTGAATTTGAAGGTGGTATCTTTGGTATGGCGCTTAACCTTGAGCGCGATTCTGTTGGTGCCATTATCTTGGGCGACTACCAAACAGTAGCGGAAGGTCAGACCTGTAAATGTACTGGCCGCATCCTGGAAGTACCAGTTGGTACTGAACTGCTTGGTCGTGTAGTCGATGGGTTGGGTAACCCAATCGATGGTGCTGGCCCTATTGGAACAAAAGAAACCGATGCAATTGAGAAAATTGCGCCGGGCGTAATTGCGCGTAAATCGGTTGACCAACCAGTGCAAATTGGTTTGAAAGCGGTTGATACCATGGTACCAATCGGTCGTGGTCAGCGTGAGTTGATTATTGGTGACCGCCAGACTGGTAAAACAGCTGTTGCAGTTGATGCCATCATCAACCAAAAAGGCACAGGCATTAAGTGTGTTTACGTTGCAGTAGGCCAGAAGGCATCTTCTGTTGCTTCTGTTGTACGTAAGCTTGAAGAGCATGGCGCGATGGAACACACCATTGTTGTTGCTGCTACCGCTTCTGACCCAGCTTCTATGCAATTCCTTGCTCCATTTGCGGGCTGTACCATGGGCGAATACTTCCGTGACCGTGGTGAAGACGCGCTAATTATTTATGATGACTTGACCAAGCAAGCTTGGGCTTACCGTCAAATATCTCTTCTACTTCGTCGTCCACCAGGTCGTGAAGCGTATCCTGGTGATGTTTTCTACTTGCACTCGCGTCTGCTAGAGCGTGCTTCCCGTGTAAGTGAAACTTATGTTGAGAACTTCACTAACGGTAAAGTGAAAGGTCAAACCGGTTCTTTGACTGCATTGCCTATCATTGAAACGCAAGCTGGTGACGTATCTGCGTTCGTACCTACCAACGTAATTTCGATCACTGACGGTCAGATCTTCCTTGAAACTGACCTGTTCAACGCGGGTATTCGTCCTGCGATGAACGCCGGTATTTCGGTATCCCGTGTTGGTGGTGCTGCTCAGACCAAGATCATCAAGAAGCTTTCTGGTGGTATTCGTACCGCATTGGCTCAGTACCGTGAATTGGCGGCGTTCTCTCAGTTCGCTTCTGATCTGGATGATGCGACCAAAGCCCAGTTGGATCACGGTGAGCGTGTTACTGAATTGATGAAACAAAAACAATACAGCCCTCTAAGCGTTGCAGAGATGGCGGTTGTTGTTTATGCCGCTGACAAGGGTTACCTGAAAGATGTTGAAGTTGCAAAAATCGGCGACTTTGAAAGTGCCCTACTTTCTTACATGAACACTTCAAAAGCAGAGTTGATGGCGGAAATTAACAGCACTGGTAACTATAACGACGACATCGAAGCTGGTATTAAAGAAGGCTTGGATCAGTTTAAAGCCACTCAAACTTGGTAA
- a CDS encoding F0F1 ATP synthase subunit delta: MAELITLARPYAKAAFEYARNAKELDGWHKALSLASLVALDKQVITMLQSPNLTTVDKGDKFVEICGEDISDKQANFIHLLAENDRLLLLPQITELYALYKAEQEKTVDVEVYTAYAISSSLEQKLADTLKEKLDRDVSLITKVDKDLIGGALIRAGDTVLDGSVRGRLAKLAEAMNA, translated from the coding sequence ATGGCAGAACTGATTACTCTTGCACGACCTTATGCTAAAGCTGCATTTGAATATGCCCGGAATGCAAAGGAACTGGATGGTTGGCACAAAGCCCTATCCCTGGCGTCTCTTGTAGCTCTAGATAAACAAGTTATAACTATGCTTCAGTCACCAAATTTAACGACCGTGGATAAGGGCGATAAGTTTGTTGAGATTTGTGGCGAAGATATTAGTGACAAACAAGCAAACTTTATTCATCTGCTAGCAGAAAATGATCGTTTACTTCTTTTGCCACAAATAACAGAGCTATATGCGCTTTATAAAGCGGAACAGGAAAAAACTGTCGATGTAGAAGTCTACACAGCCTATGCAATATCAAGTTCTTTAGAGCAGAAGCTGGCGGATACGTTGAAAGAAAAACTGGACCGGGACGTGTCTCTTATCACTAAAGTCGACAAAGACTTGATTGGTGGCGCATTAATTCGCGCTGGGGATACCGTTCTCGATGGCTCGGTGCGGGGTCGTTTGGCAAAACTTGCTGAAGCGATGAACGCCTAA
- a CDS encoding F0F1 ATP synthase subunit B yields the protein MNINLTLIGQSLTFLVFIAFCMKYVWPALLGIMQEREERIAAGLEAANRADKDLKLAQKRSNEQLHEAKVQAATIVEQANKRAAQIVDEAKEAAHQEADRIKAQAQAEVERQVSQAREELRGKVSVLALAGAEKILGASVDAKAHEAMLEKLAAEL from the coding sequence GTGAATATTAATTTAACACTTATTGGTCAGTCCCTGACCTTTTTGGTGTTCATCGCATTTTGCATGAAGTATGTATGGCCCGCCCTGCTTGGCATCATGCAAGAGCGTGAAGAGCGTATTGCTGCAGGTCTTGAAGCTGCAAACCGTGCGGACAAAGACCTGAAGCTTGCTCAAAAACGTTCAAATGAACAACTTCATGAAGCAAAAGTGCAAGCAGCAACAATTGTTGAACAAGCGAATAAGCGTGCGGCACAGATTGTCGATGAAGCAAAAGAAGCTGCTCACCAGGAAGCTGACCGTATAAAAGCTCAAGCGCAAGCTGAAGTTGAAAGACAGGTTAGCCAGGCTCGTGAAGAGTTGCGCGGTAAAGTCTCTGTTCTTGCCTTGGCGGGTGCAGAAAAAATTCTTGGTGCTTCAGTTGATGCTAAAGCCCATGAAGCCATGCTAGAAAAACTCGCAGCGGAACTGTAA
- the atpE gene encoding F0F1 ATP synthase subunit C, producing the protein MEQAIVYCAAAFLIGIAALGTALGFAALGGKLLESSARQPEQAPALQGKMFIMAGLLDAVPMIGVGIGMYLIFAVAPGL; encoded by the coding sequence ATGGAACAGGCAATTGTATATTGTGCAGCAGCATTTCTTATCGGTATCGCAGCACTTGGTACTGCACTAGGTTTCGCAGCTTTGGGTGGCAAGCTTCTTGAGTCTTCTGCTCGTCAACCAGAACAAGCACCAGCGTTACAGGGCAAAATGTTCATCATGGCTGGTCTATTGGACGCGGTTCCAATGATCGGTGTTGGTATTGGCATGTACTTGATCTTCGCGGTAGCGCCAGGTCTATAA
- the atpB gene encoding F0F1 ATP synthase subunit A, whose translation MASNEGLTPSGYIQHHLQNLTYGRLPAGYERHDGSVLENATWTMAHSVEEAKDMGFNAVHLDTIGWSIFLGVLFIFVFGRVAKKATTDTPRGLQSFVELVFEGVNGIVKEIFHFKSRFVGPLALTVFVWIFLMNLMDLIPVDWLPWVSQKISGDPHFFFKVVPTTDPNATMGMGISVFFMMIFFSCREKGVWGFIKELTCHPFFAPKEKWYLNILLIPVNTVLETISLLAKPVSLGLRLFGNMYAGEVIFILIAIMFGAGLLIGLLGGVLQWAWAVFHILVILVQAFVFMVLTIVYMGMAFDSHDEEH comes from the coding sequence ATGGCTTCGAACGAAGGCTTAACTCCAAGTGGTTATATCCAGCACCATCTACAAAACTTAACCTATGGTCGCCTACCTGCAGGGTATGAGCGCCACGACGGCAGTGTCCTGGAAAATGCGACCTGGACTATGGCTCACAGTGTCGAAGAAGCCAAAGATATGGGCTTTAATGCTGTTCACTTGGATACCATTGGTTGGAGTATTTTTCTTGGGGTGCTATTTATTTTTGTTTTTGGCCGTGTAGCCAAAAAAGCCACAACAGACACCCCTCGTGGTTTGCAAAGCTTCGTTGAGCTTGTGTTTGAAGGTGTTAACGGTATCGTTAAAGAAATCTTCCACTTTAAAAGCCGCTTTGTTGGCCCGTTAGCACTTACCGTTTTTGTTTGGATCTTTTTAATGAACCTGATGGATCTGATCCCAGTTGATTGGCTTCCGTGGGTATCGCAAAAGATCTCCGGCGATCCACATTTCTTCTTTAAAGTCGTACCGACAACAGACCCAAATGCCACTATGGGTATGGGGATATCTGTATTCTTCATGATGATTTTCTTTAGTTGTCGTGAAAAAGGCGTTTGGGGCTTCATTAAAGAACTCACTTGTCACCCTTTCTTTGCTCCCAAAGAAAAGTGGTACCTCAATATTCTGTTAATCCCGGTTAATACCGTACTTGAAACTATCTCACTACTTGCCAAGCCAGTTTCATTAGGTTTGCGTTTGTTCGGCAATATGTATGCAGGTGAGGTTATCTTCATCCTTATTGCCATCATGTTTGGTGCTGGTTTGTTGATCGGTTTGTTAGGTGGGGTTTTACAGTGGGCCTGGGCGGTATTCCATATCTTGGTAATTCTTGTTCAAGCCTTTGTCTTTATGGTGTTAACCATCGTGTACATGGGAATGGCGTTTGATTCTCATGACGAAGAACATTAA
- a CDS encoding ATP synthase subunit I: MVKAPISTTLIFQLGLTVPVSTLVYWFDPVQGYSFLLGALIYLVPNLYFTNYAFRYSGAKAARWVAGSFSLGESGKLALAAVGFAAVLKYVQPLDAKLLFAGFICLVVLQWFIAMRISRQLDETNKE, from the coding sequence ATGGTTAAAGCACCAATAAGCACCACTCTGATTTTTCAGCTAGGGCTGACTGTTCCAGTGTCGACACTGGTTTACTGGTTTGACCCTGTTCAGGGGTACTCCTTTCTTTTGGGGGCTCTGATATATCTCGTGCCCAATCTCTATTTCACTAACTATGCCTTTCGTTACTCAGGAGCCAAAGCTGCTCGTTGGGTAGCCGGGTCATTTTCCTTGGGCGAATCCGGCAAACTTGCTTTAGCAGCGGTAGGGTTCGCAGCAGTACTGAAGTATGTTCAGCCTCTCGACGCAAAATTGCTGTTCGCGGGGTTTATTTGTTTGGTTGTCCTGCAATGGTTTATTGCTATGAGAATAAGCCGGCAGTTAGATGAAACTAACAAAGAATAA